In Deltaproteobacteria bacterium, a genomic segment contains:
- a CDS encoding ATP-binding protein — MSEKSSRASCAGKNSLGQIQDSPESKMERQDKVIASTLSKIKYKLFIMSGKGGVGKSSVSTNLAAALALKGYKVGLLDVDIHGPSVPHLLGLTGLLEIDQNHGILPKRYSENLSVVSMESLLKDPDQAVLWKGPMKTSAIRQFVSDVDWGELDFLVIDSPPGTGDEPMAVLKTVPDALSIVITTPQEISLADVRKSINFLQYVKANILGVVENMSGLICPHCSQKIDLFKTGGGEELARKYGLEFLGAIPLDPATVVAGDLGKPVVMLDVDCPAKKALLDLAERVIMAAENSLEAASSSHV, encoded by the coding sequence ATGTCTGAAAAGTCGTCCCGCGCCTCCTGCGCGGGCAAGAATTCACTGGGCCAGATTCAGGACAGTCCTGAATCCAAAATGGAACGCCAGGACAAGGTCATTGCTTCCACCTTGTCGAAGATTAAATACAAGCTTTTTATCATGAGCGGCAAGGGCGGAGTCGGAAAAAGCTCCGTGTCCACCAATCTCGCCGCCGCCCTGGCTCTCAAGGGGTACAAGGTCGGATTATTGGACGTGGACATCCACGGCCCGAGCGTGCCCCATCTTCTTGGACTGACCGGCTTGTTGGAGATCGATCAAAACCACGGTATTCTTCCGAAACGATACAGCGAGAACCTGTCGGTGGTGTCCATGGAGTCCTTGCTCAAGGACCCGGATCAGGCCGTGTTGTGGAAGGGCCCCATGAAAACTTCGGCGATTCGCCAATTCGTGTCCGACGTGGACTGGGGCGAGTTGGATTTTCTGGTCATCGATTCCCCTCCAGGCACGGGTGACGAGCCCATGGCGGTCTTGAAAACAGTCCCGGACGCCCTGAGCATCGTCATCACCACGCCTCAGGAAATTTCCCTGGCCGACGTGAGAAAGTCGATAAATTTTTTGCAGTACGTCAAGGCGAACATCTTGGGTGTGGTGGAAAATATGAGCGGACTCATCTGTCCCCATTGCTCCCAGAAAATCGACCTGTTCAAGACGGGCGGTGGAGAGGAACTGGCGCGAAAATACGGCTTGGAATTTTTGGGCGCCATACCCCTTGACCCCGCGACAGTGGTCGCTGGCGATCTGGGCAAACCGGTTGTGATGCTCGATGTTGACTGCCCGGCAAAAAAAGCGTTGCTCGATTTGGCCGAGCGGGTCATCATGGCGGCCGAAAATAGTCTGGAGGCCGCTTCGAGCAGTCACGTCTGA